One window of Micropterus dolomieu isolate WLL.071019.BEF.003 ecotype Adirondacks linkage group LG13, ASM2129224v1, whole genome shotgun sequence genomic DNA carries:
- the LOC123981670 gene encoding mediator of RNA polymerase II transcription subunit 13-like isoform X3 — protein MTATANWVANGASLEDCHSNIFSLAELTGIKWRCYGFRSGGEYGPVISAPAQDDPILRSFMRCVQANLLCVWRRKIKPDAKELWIFWWGEEPNLSSVIHHELEVAEEGLWECGGLSYECRTLLFKAIHNLLERCLMDKGFVRIGKWFFKPHELEEKSLGNSEHLSCSFSFFLHGESNVCTSVEIAQHQPAYHITEHHIHLAQASITPVQVILSPYGLSGTLTGQAYKMSDPAARKLMEEWSYFYPMVLQHKEGGGEKEKAEASQAYDRNCHVAVDVIVGGVRMTYPAALVLIAQGDIPVEQPPPVPAAQGLNREPNHCSVPLTPPTSPQQPCSADSGFVTSVSSVPTPDSNMGVTSISPKHSGKKLTCQVVHQAWRECYLNQPQYVPNQPADVTPKKEVPNGVTTWDFNDLGTRASCSCSRLKQQKLNLTTTSTANPQTNANPTQSSAQSLYPPSLPKHKTSDKTEKADKQSKRPATIPFHHRLSVTQEAPLEQDSPGGPQLGGLVALEPPLEPLAALPSCKYPKPLSNGRKASESLLHLPMSPLPPTLSPHPRVQDPEVLDGPVDMPVCPDGASGLGMITSETAVYAALLRQRENEAGWWRGFRTPRTDKTDFRPPDLPAGKLEEVKTDTATEGAPLKRLYTQTLKRFKISEERVKEHIHAFGLFQQPGVEALREPGDDPYDFKEGDIEYNFSTSKRLKGQGREPSKKVKQGEEITSNGALPDGKDAMSIFNSAPKSDESSQDDAAAKANPSLTREKDLVVNISDLDNIFDEDEEELGHSSKLPVTTEDRPLGKEGRVAVPYPSIADLQRMFPTPPSLEQHPAFSPIMTYRDTPSQEPPAPSGAADHLPPLTSTQFTEYRMEIEEGMASPRLEDIKPQIGSSMFAPLSCLPSQSLPPLKIPEQCYYRPSWALLPKMEHFPAVMHPQNNTFIRDGYTNIPSVNTLTDQEYGQMSATTASVSTTVGILPSPATPRFSVPTPRTPRTPRGINAAGSGQGSVKQDGTELSSPVSTPSTSLPLSSVEPLARPGPSLPEAHSLYAILLLSDSVLNVFKDRNFDSCCICACNMNVKGADVGVYIPDSTCEDQYRCMCGFSAIVNRLLAHGTGLFLEDELDIYGRTSEVGRAAERRLALCRRDPTMGDHRAKRPQDSAPASPSVMVLLQEQCSQPISSLASLHLPLSCSCHGRKGALLQSWMSEKQWADGSDACVECYNALEQGLQYVDNPTGGKVDPAVVRSTALHPWPHTNVVDMSMLSSQDMVRMLLSLQPFLQDAIQKKRTGRTWENIQHVQGPLTWQQFHKMAGRGSYGSEESPEPLPIPTVLLGYDRDRDFLALSPLALPFWEKLLLEPYGGQRDVAYLVLCPNSPSLLAAARAFFQELSAVYETCCLGKHRPLAKVSRDGLVRVGEEVEPEKLEELDVDQWLTGPWAGQQHTDNLSKLKLYAYACKQQLGPQLSALPLDSSLLLPPKVQPPLNPTSSAQAASSGQLQAWAPDGEQAPGATSSGNAPTPSGATSNQTAETTQGSTSDSKGPSSATQPANTPAENPELTPEQARIGIPTVADSMESHANPPAIVIYIVDAFLSSSGARSEGGEEEEVDEVEAGSIWLLGLLRCYTEMLQTLPETMRPALVLQVVPCQYLLQPASGENHLYLQHLRSLAFSCYSQCRRLLPQQTHIKSLTGFGPVSTISSVLKSPEHPSPLQLYCPPFILGPTRPKQPEPGEIWAELPPKYNVLFVGYCLSHDQRWILVSCTDQQGELLETCIINIDVPNRVRHPKVSARKMGLQKLWEWCIGIIQMTSLPWRIVIGRLGRLGHGELKDWSSLLGEHSLHSIGRQLKEACRICGISAADSPTILSACLVAMEPQGSFVVMPDAVTMGSVFGRSTALNLQTSQLNTPQDASCTHILVFPTSATTQLAPSSYPTEDNNDDMFDLPFPELENDIGHDMMLITGNLHPSPNTSPVPSPGSPSGMGMGMGSHFQHNKNQGERLLSRDSPPEELKQQPLALGYYVSTAQANGLPHWFWASCPQAESQCPLFLKASLHHHISIAQSDELVSDKTKRTPHPLDSKTTSDVLRFVLEQYNALSWLTCTPATQDRQSCLPVHLAVLIQMYNAILNML, from the exons atgtttgaTGGATAAAGGATTTGTGAGGATCGGGAAGTGGTTTTTCAAACCACATGAACTGGAAGAAAAGTCTTTGGGCAACAG TGAACACCTATCatgctccttctccttcttcctccacgGGGAGAGCAACGTGTGCACGAGTGTGGAGATCGCCCAGCACCAGCCTGCATACCACATCACAGAACACCACATTCACCTCGCACAGGCCTCCATCACACCAGTACAAG TGATCCTGAGTCCATACGGCCTGAGCGGCACTCTGACTGGTCAGGCCTACAAGATGAGTGACCCAGCGGCCCGGAAGCTGATGGAGGAGTGGAGCTACTTCTACCCCATGGTACTTCAGCACAAAGAGGGAGgtggagaaaaggaaaaagcagaagCAAGCCAGGCCTATGATCGCAACTGTCACGTGGCAGTGGATGTCATCGTAG GTGGAGTAAGGATGACCTACCCAGCTGCTTTAGTGCTGATTGCCCAAGGGGACATACCAGTGGAGCAGCCTCCACCTGTTCCTGCAGCTCAAGGTCTCAACAGGGAGCCAAACCACTGCAGCGTGCCGCTCACGCCGCCAACATCGCCGCAGCAGCCCTGCTCAG CAGACAGTGGCTTCGTGACCTCCGTCTCCAGTGTCCCCACACCAGACAGCAACATGGGGGTCACCAGCATCAGCCCAAAGCATTCTGGGAAGAAGCTAACCTGTCAAGTAGTCCATCAAGCCTGGAGGGAGTGCTATCTCAACCAGCCTCAGTACGT ACCAAATCAGCCAGCTGACGTGACGCCTAAGAAGGAAGTGCCAAATGGAGTAACCACATGGGACTTCAATGATCTGGGAACGAGAGCGTCCTGCAGCTGCTCCAG GTTGAAGCAGCAGAAGCTGAATCTGACCACCACATCCACTGCCAACCCCCAGACTAATGCCAATCCCACTCAGTCCTCTGCCCAGTCATTGTACCCCCCTTCTCTGCCCAAACACAAGACCAGTGACAAGACAGAAAAGGCTGACAAACAGTCCAAGAGGCCAGCCACGATCCCCTTCCACCACCGTCTGTCTGTCACACAGGAGGCCCCTCTGGAACAGGACTCACCAGGAGGGCCCCAGCTTGGGGGTCTTGTGGCACTAGAGCCACCGTTGGAGCCTCTGGCAGCTCTGCCAAGCTGCAAGTATCCCAAACCCCTTTCCAATGGCAGAAAAGCCTCGGAGTCACTTCTGCATTTGCCAATGTCTCCACTTCCGCCTACACTCAGCCCACACCCTCGAGTGCAGGACCCGGAGGTCCTGGATGGGCCTGTGGATATGCCCGTCTGTCCGGATGGGGCTTCAGGGCTGGGGATGATTACCAGCGAGACAGCTGTGTATGCAGCCTTGCTGAGGCAGAGGGAGAATGAGGCAGGTTGGTGGAGAGGCTTCAGGACTCCCAGGACTGATAAGACTGACTTCAGACCCCCTGATCTCCCTGCTGGTAAATTAGAGGAAGTGAAGACAGATACAGCCACTGAGGGCGCTCCGCTAAAGAG ACTGTACACACAGACTCTGAAGAGATTTAAAATCTCAGAGGAGAGGGTGAAGGAGCACATCCATGCTTTTGGCCTGTTCCAGCAGCCAGGTGTGGAGGCACTGCGGGAGCCCGGGGATGATCCCTATGACTTCAAGGAAGGGGACATAGAGTACAATTTCTCCACTTCCAAGAGGTTAAAGGGTCAAGGGCGAGAACCCAGCAAAAAGGTCAAG CAGGGAGAAGAAATCACTAGCAACGGAGCACTGCCTGATGGAAAAGATGCGATGTCCATTTTTAACTCTGCACCAAAATCAG aTGAATCAAGTCAGGATGACGCAGCTGCCAAAGCCAATCCTTCTCTGACCAGAGAAAAAGATCTAGTGGTTAACATCTCTGATCTAGACAACATATTTGATGAAGACGAGGAAGAGTTGGGG CACTCAAGCAAGCTTCCAGTAACAACAGAAGATCGCCCTCTGGGGAAAGAAGGGAGAGTTGCAGTACCTTATCCATCAA TAGCAGACCTCCAGCGGATGTTTCCCACCCCACCTTCTTTGGAGCAGCACCCAGCCTTTTCTCCCATCATGACATATCGTGACACTCCGAGTCAAGAGCCCCCTGCGCCCAGCGGAGCGGCTGACCACTTGCCGCCTTTAACTTCTACCCAGTTCACCGAATATAGGATGGAGATTGAGGAGGGCATGGCCAGTCCCAGGCTGGAGGATATCAAG CCACAAATAGGATCTTCCATGTTTGCACCGCTATCCTGCCTACCCAGCCAGAGTCTACCACCACTCAAGATTCCCGAGCAATGTTACTATCGTCCATCCTGGGCCCTCTTACCCAAAATGGAGCATTTCCCAGCGGTCATGCATCCCCAGAATAACACTTTCATCAGAGATGGATACAC AAACATCCCCAGCGTCAACACCCTCACAGACCAGGAGTACGGCCAGATGAGCGCCACCACTGCCTCTGTGAGCACCACTGTTGGCATCCTCCCGTCTCCTGCCACTCCCCGCTTCTCTGTGCCCACTCCACGAACCCCTCGTACACCACGGGGTATTAACGCTGCAGGCTCTGGGCAGGGTTCAGTGAAGCAGGATGGTACTGAGCTCAGCTCACCTGTCTCCACGCCATCCACCAGCCTGCCTCTTAGCTCTGTAGAGCCCCTAGCTCGGCCAGGACCCTCCCTGCCTGAGGCCCACAGCCTGTATGCTATCCTCCTGCTCTCAGATTCCGTCCTCAACGTCTTCAAAGATCGCAACTTTGACAGCTGCTGTATCTGTGCCTGCAATATGAATGTCAAAGGAGCAGATGTGGGGGTGTATATCCCTGATTCCACTTGTGAAGATCAGTACCGATGTATGTGTGGCTTCAGTGCCATAGTGAACAGGCTGCTGGCCCATGGCACAGGCCTCTTCCTGGAGGATGAGCTGGATATTTATGGTCGGACATCTGAAGTAGGCCGGGCGGCCGAGAGGAGGCTGGCTCTTTGCCGGCGGGACCCAACTATGGGAGACCACAGGGCCAAGCGGCCGCAGGACTCTGCCCCTGCCTCTCCGTCAGTCATGGTCCTTCTGCAGGAACAGTGCTCCCAGCCCATTTCTTCCCTGGCATCACTGCATCTCCCCCTCAGCTGTTCCTGCCATGGCCGCAAGGGGGCACTGCTCCAAAGCTGGATGTCTGAAAAGCAGTGGGCTGATGGGAGTGATGCCTGTGTGGAGTGTTACAATGCCTTGGAACAGGGGCTGCAGTATGTGGATAACCCCACAGGAGGGAAAGTAGATCCAGCTGTTGTCAGAAGTACTGCTCTTCACCCCTGGCCTCACACGAATG TGGTGGACATGAGCATGTTGTCATCCCAGGATATGGTTCGTATGCTGCTATCTCTGCAGCCTTTCCTGCAGGATGCCATCCAGAAGAAGAGAACAGGACGGACTTGGGAAAATATCCAGCACGTTCAGGGTCCACTCACCTGGCAGCAGTTCCATAAGATGGCTGGGAGAGGCTCCTACG GTTCGGAAGAGTCGCCAGAGCCCTTGCCCATCCCTACAGTATTACTGGGCTATGACCGGGACAGGGACTTCTTGGCATTGTCTCCTTTGGCGTTACCTTTCTGGGAGAAGTTGCTGCTGGAGCCTTATGGGGGGCAGCGGGATGTGGCCTATTTGGTGCTTTGTCCCAACAGCCCCTCTCTGCTGGCTGCAGCCAGGGCTTTCTTCCAGGAGCTCAGTGCTGTTTACGAG ACGTGCTGCCTTGGGAAGCACCGTCCTCTGGCCAAGGTGTCCAGGGATGGCCTCGTGCGTGTGGGGGAAGAGGTGGAGCCAGAGAAGCTGGAGGAGCTGGATGTGGACCAGTGGTTGACTGGACCCTGGGCTGGACAGCAGCACACCGACAACCTCAGCAAACTTAAACTCTACGCGTATGCATGCAAgcagcagcttg gTCCCCAGCTCTCAGCCCTGCCTTTGGACAGCAGTCTTCTGTTGCCTCCTAAAGTCCAGCCTCCTTTAAACCCCACATCCTCAGCCCAGGCTGCCTCTTCTGGGCAGCTTCAAGCTTGGGCTCCTGATGGTGAACAAGCGCCAGGGGCTACGAGTTCAGGAAATGCTCCGACTCCGAGTGGAGCAACCTCCAACCAGACGGCGGAGACAACTCAAGGCTCGACCAGCGATTCTAAAGGGCCCTCTAGTGCCACACAACCAGCCAACACACCAGCGGAAAACCCTGAACT CACTCCTGAGCAGGCTAGAATCGGCATCCCCACTGTGGCCGACTCAATGGAGAGCCATGCCAACCCACCAGCTATTGTTATTTACATAGTGGATGCTTTTCTTAGCTCAAGTGGAGCAAGAAGTGAAGggggggaggaagaagaggttGACGAGGTAGAGGCAGGTAGCATTTGGCTACTAGGGCTTCTACGCTGCTACACAGAGATGCTACAGACTTTGCCTGAGACGATGAGACCTGCGCTGGTGCTACAG GTGGTGCCATGCCAGTACCTTCTCCAGCCGGCCAGTGGGGAGAACCATTTGTACTTGCAACATCTGCGCTCCCTGGCCTTCTCCTGTTACTCCCAATGCAGGCGCCTGCTGCCTCAGCAAACGCACATCAAGTCCCTGACTGGCTTTGGACCAGTGTCCACTATCAGTTCTGTACTTAAGAGTCCAGAG CATCCCAGCCCTCTGCAGCTATACTGTCCCCCCTTCATCCTTGGTCCAACCCGTCCCAAGCAGCCAGAACCAGGGGAGATATGGGCAGAGCTCCCTCCCAAATACAATGTGCTCTTTGTTGGATACTGCCTATCGCATGACCAGCGCTGGATCCTGGTGTCCTGCACCGACCAGCAGGGGGAGCTGCTGGAGACCTGCATTATCAACATTGATGTACCCAACAG AGTGCGACATCCTAAGGTTTCAGCCAGGAAGATGGGACTACAGAAACTGTGGGAATGGTGTATTGGGATCATCCAGATGACCTCACTTCCATGGAGGATTGTGATTGGTCGATTAGGCAGACTGGGGCATGGGGAGCTAAAAG ACTGGAGCTCACTCCTTGGGGAACATTCCCTCCATTCAATAGGGCGCCAGCTGAAGGAGGCTTGTCGTATTTGTGGGATCTCAGCTGCTGACTCCCCCACTATCCTCAGCGCGTGCCTGGTAGCCATGGAGCCACAGGGCTCCTTTGTGGTCATGCCTG ATGCAGTGACCATGGGCTCAGTGTTTGGCCGCAGCACTGCACTGAACTTGCAGACCTCGCAGCTCAACACACCTCAAGACGCTTCCTGTACACACATACTCGTCTTCCCAACTTCTGCCACCACCCAGCTGGCACCCAGCTCCTACCCCACTGAGGACAATAATG ATGATATGTTTGATCTGCCCTTTCCTGAACTGGAGAACGACATTGGCCATGACATGATGCTGATCACGGGGAACCTCCACCCTTCCCCTAACACATCTCCTGTGCCCTCGCCTGGCTCTCCATCTGGAATGGGAATGGGAATGGGATCACATTTCCAGCACAACAAG AACCAGGGAGAGCGCTTACTGTCCAGGGACAGTCCACCAGAAGAGCTGAAGCAGCAGCCGCTGGCTCTGGGCTACTACGTCTCCACTGCACAGGCAAACGGCCTTCCTCACTGGTTCTGGGCGTCCTGTCCGCAGGCTGAGAGCCAGTGTCCACTCTTCCTCAAG gcctccctccaccACCACATCTCCATAGCCCAGTCAGATGAGCTGGTGTCAGACAAGACTAAGAGGACCCCTCACCCCTTAGACTCAAAGACCACCTCTGATGTGCTCAg GTTTGTATTGGAGCAGTACAATGCCCTATCCTGGCTGACGTGTACCCCTGCCACCCAAGACCGCCAGTCCTGCCTGCCTGTCCACTTGGCTGTACTGATCCAAATGTACAATGCCATCCTGAACATGCTTTAG